DNA sequence from the Armatimonadota bacterium genome:
AACGTAACCGGAAGCCATCTGGAGCATGTCCATCTCCACTCCCCATTCCCCTGCTGGAAGCGGAGTGAGGACCAGGGGTGAGGTAAGGGGGCGCGAGCACCTGCTCCTCAAGACCACCATATTCGACATAACGTCTGGACTACGCGAGGCACAAACAGCAGCGCGGCAGCGCCGGCTGCCGCGCGCTAATGCTTAGACGGTGAGACAGTCAGCTTCCTGGAGGAAATATCGAACGTGACGGCGAAGGTAGTGATTGCGGGTGGGGTGTGTCGTGTCCCGCCGGCAGATGATTATTCCCGTTAATCGGCAATGTCGGTGGTTCGGGGCGTGGTGGTACCGGATCGGGCTTTGGTGTTGTTGCTGCTTTACGGGTTGGTGCCATCGGGTCAGGCTGCTTGAGAAAGTCGAGCAGAATGTTGTGGAACTGCTCGGCTTCATCAACAAACGGAAAATGACGGCTCCGTTCCATCCGAACGACCTGCGCCATTGGGACATGGACAAAGAGCTGAAGCTGGTTGGGATTTACAATCTCATCGCGAGCACCGTGGACAACCAGTGCCGGCACCTGCAACCGATCCAGCAAAGGAGTGAGATCGGTGCGCCACATCGAGTGGATTGCCGACCGAATCGTGTCGGCAGTTGATTTGGTGCTGTCTTCAAATACTTCGTCAACTTCAGGATCGAGAGAGTCGCCGAAGAAAAACCGGAACAGTGATCGACGCAGCCATGGCCGACGGGCGAAAAATTCGGCGAAGAAGGGACGATCCACGAGTTTGAGCATCCACGAGAGCGAGTTGCCGTTAATGGGCGCGCCTACTGTGGCGACTCGTACTACCCGTCCAGGATGATCGAGTGCCGTTTTCAACGCAACCATGCCACCCATTGAATGCCCCACCAGCGCTGCCCGGTCAATCCCCATGGCGTCGAGAAAGCGGATAACCTGATTGGAATAGCCCTGGATCGTGGGCATTTCGTTCGTGCGCGAATCACCAAATCCCCAAAAATCAAACGAATAGGTGCGGAAGTGCTGGGCAACGATCTCCATCGAGGTGTACCAGTAGCGCCAGCTTCCTAACCAGCCGTGGAGGAAGACGACCGGCTTGCCGCGACCAAACACTTCGTAGTGAACCCGTTGGTTGTCGATAACAATGATGCTCATGCTGGCCTCGCCGTTGAGGAAGTGCCGACCGCACGGGCGCGCAGTTGAGCCATGCTGGTTTCGCGCTCGTGGAGCGATCGGCGTAACCGCCACTGTAGTGTTGCAATATCTTCAGAAATGCTGCGCAGATGGGCCATCTCTTGTTCAAGTTCTTCCAGCAAAGTACGTGCTTGCAGGCCAACCGATACGTTTGTCCGCTCGACGGATAAGGCTGCCATGCGCTCCTGGATAGCAGCAAGCAGGCTGAGCAGGTTGGCCCAAGACTCGTTGTCGTATACGTCTTGCTGACGTTGCTGTTGCCCACGCGACTCGATCCAGCGTTGTATCTGCTGTTGGAGAGCGGTGATCCGTTCTTCCAACTGCCGGATCGCCTGTACATCAATATCGGCGGCTAATCGCTGTTGTGGTGATGTCGTCAGTTGCGTGAGCTGCTGTTGCAGGCTGGTGATCGCCGAGCTGAGCTGGGACTGACGCTGCGTAACCGCTTCCTGTTCGTTGAGCATGTCGAGGAGCATCGTGCGCAACTGCTCAGCCTCTCTGGCACTGCGTCCGGCCTGTTGCTGCAAAAGGTGTGGCACATACCAGAGCAGGATGAAGAGAAGAGTTATGATGGCGATGCCAAGGGCGACAAAGAGTGCAGTCATAGCAATCCTCCTGATCTCTACCCATAGTATATCGACAAGATAGAACCAGGGGCCAGATCAGTGGATGACATATCGATTACGTGCCCAAACGATCCTATCGTGACCGGCTAGATCACGTTCTACACCGGTTTCTGCCATCGGCAACGCCTGACGTAGTAAGTGTACCACAGATGCAGCCTGGGTTGCACCAATTTCCAGCAAGATCGCCCCATTTGGTTTGAGATAGGTCGGAGCAGCAGCAATCAGGCGTCGGTAGCAGTCGAGGCCATCGCTGCCGCCATCGAGGGCAAGGTGTGGTTCGTGACGATAGACTCCTTCATCAATGTCAGACAGAATGGTGTATGGTGGGTTGCTGACCAGCATATCGACTGGGCCGGGGAGTGGTGTGCAGAGATCACCTTCAAGTAGCCTGATCCGGTCGTTAAGTTGATAGCGGGTAATGTTGATGGCGGCTACTGCCAGCGCATCAGGACTGATGTCAACGCCGTAG
Encoded proteins:
- the prmC gene encoding release factor glutamine methyltransferase, which encodes MAFNALIERRANREPVAYLIGQREFFGLDLFVDRRVLIPRPETELLVELTLKEAQRFNHTPLTIADIGTGSGAIAIALAMHLPHALIYGVDISPDALAVAAINITRYQLNDRIRLLEGDLCTPLPGPVDMLVSNPPYTILSDIDEGVYRHEPHLALDGGSDGLDCYRRLIAAAPTYLKPNGAILLEIGATQAASVVHLLRQALPMAETGVERDLAGHDRIVWARNRYVIH
- a CDS encoding alpha/beta hydrolase, coding for MSIIVIDNQRVHYEVFGRGKPVVFLHGWLGSWRYWYTSMEIVAQHFRTYSFDFWGFGDSRTNEMPTIQGYSNQVIRFLDAMGIDRAALVGHSMGGMVALKTALDHPGRVVRVATVGAPINGNSLSWMLKLVDRPFFAEFFARRPWLRRSLFRFFFGDSLDPEVDEVFEDSTKSTADTIRSAIHSMWRTDLTPLLDRLQVPALVVHGARDEIVNPNQLQLFVHVPMAQVVRMERSRHFPFVDEAEQFHNILLDFLKQPDPMAPTRKAATTPKPDPVPPRPEPPTLPINGNNHLPAGHDTPHPQSLPSPSRSIFPPGS